The DNA window AAGCCGAGTGCGCTGAGGGCATGCATCGCTGGGCGGATCAGCATCGTATCGCGCGGGCTTACAAGAAGAACGAACAGGCTTTCATTGAAGCCTTCAACGGCACGCTGCGCCGTGAGGAGTTTGGCGCTCTCAAGTTCCGGGGCGATGAATTGGAGCTGGCCCAGCAGTATGCCGATGCTTTTCTCGACTACTATCACCACCGGCGCCCCCATCTCTCACTCGGCATGCTCACGCCCGCTCGTTTCGCTGAGTCGCATTTGCCTTGAGAGAATGCGGCCCCTGGACAATCCCGCCGCGAACGGCTAACATCGACTCCGCTGTATCCCACCGGGGAGGATAGTGAACCGTGCCCCTGGCCGGCGACAGGCCCCTGCGCATCCTGCTGATTTCCCGCTGCCCACCTTATCCGCTGCATCTGGGCGACCGGCTGATTCCCTACCATCTGGTGCGGGAGCTTTCCCGCCGCGATCACCGGGTGGACCTGCTGGCCTTCTATCAGCAGCCGGAAGACATGGCCGATGTGCCTCATTACCGCCTGTTCTTCGACAGCGTGACTCTGATCCGGGAGCCAGCCCGCAGCCCCCTGAGCCTGTTGACACGCGCCCTGCGCCCCGATCGCCGCTTTCCTGCCTGCCGGGAACGGAGCTGGTCACCGGAGATGTGGGATGCCATCGCCGACCGTCTGGGGAATCAGCCCCATAAGGTGGATGTGGTGCACCTGTTCGGCGGCGTGCAGGTCTACGAGTTCCGGGCGCTGGCCTGCGCTTACCCCAACCTGATCGCGCCTTACGAGAGCTACAGCCTGTTTCTGGAGCGGGCGCTGACCCAGGCCCGCCATCCGCTTGAACGGGCGCGGGTAGGGCTGCAGCGGGTCATGGCCCGCCATTACGAGTCCTGGATGTTTAGCGGCTATCAGCGCGCGGTGGTGGTTTCCGAGCAAGATGCCCGTACCCTGCGTCGCCTGACGCCAGGGCTGCCGGTGGCCGTCATCCCTAACGGCGTCGACCTGGAGCGTTTTGTTCCGACGGAGCACGAGCCGGATACACCGACGCTGATCTTCACCGGCAATTATGACTACGCCCCTAATGTGGACGCTGCCCTGCTGTTGATCCGGGAGATTTTCCCGGCGGTCAGGCGGGCCATTCCGGAGGCGGAACTGCTGATCGTGGGGCATAATCCGCCTGCTGAGTTGCGCCGGCTGGAAGGCGGCGGCGTGCGCGTGACCGGGCGCGTGCCGGACCTGCGGCCTTACCTGGATGACGCCCATGTGTACGTCAGCCCGCTGCGGGTAGGCGCGGGCATCAAAAACAAGATTCTGGAGGCGATGGCCATGCAAACCGCGGTGGTCGCCACGCCGATGAGCTGCGACGGCATCGATATCCGCGATGGCCGGGATGTGATCCTCGCCAGGGAGCCTGCCGAGATCAGCCGGGCGGCAATCCGGTTGCTGCAGGACGCCGAATTGCGCCGCCGGATCGCTCACCATGGCCGCCGCCTGGTGGAGACCCGCTACACCTGGGGGCATGTCGCCAGCGCCTACGAAGACCTCTACAGCCAGCTGATCCGCGAATATGACAGGTCCGGCGGCGCCTGCCCGGACTCCAGTCGCGCAGCCGGGATGCCCTCCACGAGGCGCAGCGATCGATGATTCAGGCTACGGTTCCCGCCCCCGTTCGGACGCCTTCCGGCGATTCTGCCGCCCGTGTTGTGGTGATCATCCCGGCTTACAACGAGGCGGGCCATATCGCCCAGATCATCGACCGGGTGCGCGCCAGCGTGCCGGGGGCCGCCATCTGCGTGATCAACGATGGCAGCAAGGATGATACCGGGCGTGTCGCCGCTGCCGCCGGGGCCATCACCCTCAACATGCCCTTCAACGTTGGGATCGGCGCGGCTGTCCAGACCGGCTTTCTTTACGCCTACCGTCATGATTACGCCATGGCGGTTCGCCTGGATGGCGACGGCCAGCACCCGCCGGAGATCATCCCGACACTGCTGGAGGCATTGCAGCGCGGCGACGCAGACATGATCATCGGCTCGCGCTTTCTGACGGTGGAACCGGCCGCCTACCGCGGTACGCTGCCGCGCCGGGTTGGCATCCGCTTACTGGCCTGGGTGATCGGCTGGCTGACCGGCCAGCCGCCGACCGACCCCACCAGCGGCCTGCTGGCCGCCAACCGCCGGGCAATCGCTTTCTGCGCCCACGAATACCCCCACGATTACCCGGAGCCGGAAGCCCGCGTGCTGATGCACCGGGCCGGGTTGCGCGTGCGGGAAGTGCCGGCGGCCATGCGCGAACGGCTGGGCGGCGTGTCATCGATCACCACGGCGCGATCGGTGTATTATATGAGCAAAGTGCTGCTGGCCCTGCTGCTGGACGCTATCCGCAGGCCGCGCTGGAAGGGCTGATCGGCAGCCGCACTGGCAGGCCAGGCGTTTTGTTGCTTTGCCCGTGCAGGGGTGGGAAACCGGGAGCGTTGGTGAACGATTACGCCCAGCAGATCGCCCGCCTGCAGGCGGAAATCGAGGATCAACAGGTCATTCTGAGCGATCTTGAAGCCGAGGTCGCCGATCTACGCCGCGACGTGAGCGCATTCCAGAAGCGGTACGAGCGCATTGTCCGCCCGGTTGAGGTGCGTCTGGAAGCGGCGCGGGCGGCCATCGCCGAACTGGAACGCCAGCAATACCTGCGGCGGGCGCATCCCCTGGGCGGCGGCAGGCCGCTGGAAGATACCTGGCAGCCGCCGGAAGGCTATGTGCCGGTGGAGGAGCAGTACCGGCGAACCTGGCAGGTTCCTCCGCCATCACCGGAAGAGCCTGCGCCGGTGCGCCCGGCGGCGACCGACCTGGCCGGGATGAGCATCAAGCAACTCTACCGCCAGCTGGCCCGCCGCTATCACCCCGATCTGGCGACCGATCCGGCGGAACGCGCCTTCCGCAACGACCTGATGGCCCGCATCAACGCTGCCTATACTGCCCGCGACCTGGGAGCGTTGCAGGCGTTGGCCCGCCAGCCGGAAGGCGCTCACCCGGAGCAGCCGCTGGCCGCCCTGCGCCTGCAGGAACTGGAGCAGATCGCCCGCCAGCTCAGGCGCCGCATCGCCGATCTCAAGCTGGAAAAGGCCGACCTGCTCTATGGCGACATGCTGCGTCTGTCGCTGGAAGAGAAGCTGGTCCGTCGGCAAGGCCGCAACCTGCTGGCGGAGATCGTCGCCCGGCTGGAGCGCGAGTATGATGAGGCCATGGCCCGCCTGGAGCAACTCCGGCGTAGCCAGCACAGCGGCGATGGCTGATCGTGCGCCGGGCGGTGAATCCAGCAGGATCGATTGAGCGCCATAACCGCTACCTGAAACAGGAAATCCCATGGATCGTCAAACGCTGGTAGGCCTGATTGTCACGCTGGGCATCCTGCTGGGGGTGCTGGAACTGGTGCGCCGGCGGCGGCTGCGCGAGGAATACTCGCTGCTGTGGATCCTGACCGCCATCGCCCTGACCGTGCTCAACCTGTGGAGCGCGCCGCTGGACTGGTTCGCCGCGCTGACCGGCATCTTCCGACCAACGGTGCTGTTCGTCATTGCGGTGGGGTTCTTCCTGCTGATACTGCTCTATTACAGCACCGTGCTGACCCGCCTGGCTGACCAGAACAAAGACCTGGCCCAGGAGATCGCGCTGCTGCGCCATGAGATCGAGCAGTTGCGCCGCGCCGGGCAGGAAAATCCCCCTGCAGAGGGCTGAGGCAGCGGCGGGTAGCTCATTCCCGCAGGATCAGGCCCATACGCCGGTAAACGCACCGCTGCCGGAAGCCCAGCATCCTGGCCGCGGCCAGCAGTGGCGGCTGCCAGGCGGCAATCGATAGTTCGATCCGCTGCCCAGGGCTGGCCCAGATCGTTTCCTGGAGCAAGGTGGCCAGCAGCGCCGCCAGCGGCGCGGGATGGGCGGGATCGGCCTGCACGCTGAGCGCATTGGTGCCGCCGGGACGAGTCCGGACGCTGCATCCACCCAGGGCGACTGTCGTACCGTCCAGAGTGCGCAGGGCGAATAGCAGGGCGTGCTGGCCGGAAAGACGCTCAAACAGCGGGACGGCAACGCGCAGTGAGCGCGGCATACGGAAGCGGCGGGGTTCCACCGGCTCAAAGCGCTTGACCGCCCCCGGCGTGATCCGCCGGGCCAACGCCAGGCGCGTCTCCCAGTCAAAGCGATCCAGCGGGCCGAGCGCGTAGCCGTCCGGCAGCAACAGATCCGGTAACGTCTGCCCATCCTCCGGCAGGTACTCCAGTTCGACGCTGCCCGAATAGTGAATGAAGCCCAGGCGCTCGTACAACGCACAGGCCGGGACATTCCCCTCCACCACGTCAAGGATCACACGCGTTGCGCCCCGTGCGCGGGCCAGCGCCAGCGCCGCTTCCACCAGTTGCCGGGCGATTCCCCGCCGCCGGTATTCCGGCAGGACGGCTACGTTGCCGATCAACCAGGTATTCGAGGCGCCCTGCCGGGTCACATTGATCACGCCAACCGGGCGGCCGTCCTCCTCCCAGACAAAGCCGCGCATGATATCCCGCAGCGGCGGGTGAAGGAGTCCCAGCAGGCGCAGCAGCGGCCACGTACGTTGTAGCCCGCGCAGCGATTCCAGTAGCCCTTTGCGCTGGTCAGTGTCCAGTGACCATTCGGGATGCTCAGGGTACTGAAACGCGGAGGGCAGGACCCCAGCCAGGGTAGCCGCATCAGCGGGAAGGCGGAATGGCCGGATGGGCATTGTCGATCCTTTCAGGCGGGCGGTGCGAGAGCGCTGGCAGTCTCGCTGTGCGGTTCAGCCCCGGATTGCAAGGGGCGCCCCGGCTGGGACGCCCCCGCTATCCACTATTGGACCAGCCTGGAATCACTCTGCAGTTTGCTCTCAGAGGCTCAGGCAGGGGCTTTGCCCCCTTGCCCTCACTATTCCGGCAGTTGCTGCAGGACGACGATCTCGCCGGACTTGATGGCCTCGATGGCCGCGTTGGCTGCGTCGATCACCTCAGCCGGGATGTCCACGCCGCCGTAGACGATCTTCAGACCGCCATTGGCGAAGGTCAGACTGTAGGCTTCGCCGCCATAGACACCCGTCGCCACCAGTTCGACCATGCGGCCCAGCACCGGCGTCCAGTTAAAGACCTGCGACGCCACAACCGTCTGCGGCCACGCGCCGCTCTGGTCGCTCTGAGTGCCGAACCAGTAGCCGCCCGCCGCCTGGATGGCTTCGATAGCGCCGATCACCTGCTGGGCGGAGCCGGACAGCACGTCCGCGCCAGCGGCGATCTGGGTCTGGGCTGCTTCGGCGGCGGCGGCTGTATCGCTGAAGGAGCCGGTGTAGGTCAGCAGGATTTCCGCGTCGGGGTTGCTGGCTTTGATGCCCTGCTGGAAGCCGTTGATGTACAGCAGCGCGTCGCCAGCCGGGACGGGGCCGACGATCCCGATCACATTGCTCTTGGTCAGCAGACCGGCCATCACGCCGTTGACATAGCCGCCCTGTTCGGCGTTGGCCTCGTAAGCGAAGATGTTCTCGGCGGTCTCAGAGGCGGTGCCCCAGGCAAAGGCGGTCTCCGGGTAATCCTGGGCCAGCTCGAAGAGTGAGGTGCCGTACTGCGTGCCGTGGGCGATGACCAGATCGTAGCCATCCTCGGCATAGTCGCGGAGGGCCTGGGCAGCGGCGGTCACGTCAAACATGCCCTCGGTGTAGGCGATCTCCAGCTTTTCCGGTCCGCCAAGCTGCTGCTGCAGCTCAAGCAGGGCGCTGAAAATTGCCTGGCTCCAGGCGAGGTCGGTGATGCTGCTGGGCATCACAATGGCAATACGGAACTGCTCCTCCGGCAGCGTGCCGAGCGGGTAGACTTCCTTGGCCATAATCCGGGCCATGGCGGCGCGGCCAGCCTCGAAGACCTCCGCGGGCACGCCCTCCAGAGCCTCGTTGAAGGCCATCTGCAGCGCGCCGTCGCCCAGCGTGGGCTGGAAGGCGATACCGCCCTTGATGCC is part of the Anaerolineae bacterium genome and encodes:
- a CDS encoding transposase; translated protein: AECAEGMHRWADQHRIARAYKKNEQAFIEAFNGTLRREEFGALKFRGDELELAQQYADAFLDYYHHRRPHLSLGMLTPARFAESHLP
- a CDS encoding glycosyltransferase produces the protein MPLAGDRPLRILLISRCPPYPLHLGDRLIPYHLVRELSRRDHRVDLLAFYQQPEDMADVPHYRLFFDSVTLIREPARSPLSLLTRALRPDRRFPACRERSWSPEMWDAIADRLGNQPHKVDVVHLFGGVQVYEFRALACAYPNLIAPYESYSLFLERALTQARHPLERARVGLQRVMARHYESWMFSGYQRAVVVSEQDARTLRRLTPGLPVAVIPNGVDLERFVPTEHEPDTPTLIFTGNYDYAPNVDAALLLIREIFPAVRRAIPEAELLIVGHNPPAELRRLEGGGVRVTGRVPDLRPYLDDAHVYVSPLRVGAGIKNKILEAMAMQTAVVATPMSCDGIDIRDGRDVILAREPAEISRAAIRLLQDAELRRRIAHHGRRLVETRYTWGHVASAYEDLYSQLIREYDRSGGACPDSSRAAGMPSTRRSDR
- a CDS encoding glycosyltransferase family 2 protein is translated as MIQATVPAPVRTPSGDSAARVVVIIPAYNEAGHIAQIIDRVRASVPGAAICVINDGSKDDTGRVAAAAGAITLNMPFNVGIGAAVQTGFLYAYRHDYAMAVRLDGDGQHPPEIIPTLLEALQRGDADMIIGSRFLTVEPAAYRGTLPRRVGIRLLAWVIGWLTGQPPTDPTSGLLAANRRAIAFCAHEYPHDYPEPEARVLMHRAGLRVREVPAAMRERLGGVSSITTARSVYYMSKVLLALLLDAIRRPRWKG
- a CDS encoding DUF2304 domain-containing protein → MDRQTLVGLIVTLGILLGVLELVRRRRLREEYSLLWILTAIALTVLNLWSAPLDWFAALTGIFRPTVLFVIAVGFFLLILLYYSTVLTRLADQNKDLAQEIALLRHEIEQLRRAGQENPPAEG
- a CDS encoding GNAT family N-acetyltransferase produces the protein MPIRPFRLPADAATLAGVLPSAFQYPEHPEWSLDTDQRKGLLESLRGLQRTWPLLRLLGLLHPPLRDIMRGFVWEEDGRPVGVINVTRQGASNTWLIGNVAVLPEYRRRGIARQLVEAALALARARGATRVILDVVEGNVPACALYERLGFIHYSGSVELEYLPEDGQTLPDLLLPDGYALGPLDRFDWETRLALARRITPGAVKRFEPVEPRRFRMPRSLRVAVPLFERLSGQHALLFALRTLDGTTVALGGCSVRTRPGGTNALSVQADPAHPAPLAALLATLLQETIWASPGQRIELSIAAWQPPLLAAARMLGFRQRCVYRRMGLILRE
- a CDS encoding BMP family protein; translated protein: MRRQMLVSLLIVALLVAAMGSVSAQEPIKVGLILPSSGNDLAWSQSMYEGLLAVQGAMGGESALQITYIEGMFDVTAATEAMRDFGDEGYDLVIAHGAQYGTSLFELAPEYPETSFAWGTASDTGVDRGITNVFAYGARAQEGGYVNGVMAGLLTKSNIIGIVGPVPAGDAILYNNGFVQGVNASNPDAEVLITYTGSFGDTAAAASAAQAHIAAGADILTGSAQQVPGAVEAIQSAKGYWFATDTNQAEVWPDTVVAAQVYNWQPVIQAMLDARANGIKGGIAFQPTLGDGALQMAFNEALEGVPAEVFEAGRAAMARIMAKEVYPLGTLPEEQFRIAIVMPSSITDLAWSQAIFSALLELQQQLGGPEKLEIAYTEGMFDVTAAAQALRDYAEDGYDLVIAHGTQYGTSLFELAQDYPETAFAWGTASETAENIFAYEANAEQGGYVNGVMAGLLTKSNVIGIVGPVPAGDALLYINGFQQGIKASNPDAEILLTYTGSFSDTAAAAEAAQTQIAAGADVLSGSAQQVIGAIEAIQAAGGYWFGTQSDQSGAWPQTVVASQVFNWTPVLGRMVELVATGVYGGEAYSLTFANGGLKIVYGGVDIPAEVIDAANAAIEAIKSGEIVVLQQLPE